A genomic window from Silene latifolia isolate original U9 population chromosome Y, ASM4854445v1, whole genome shotgun sequence includes:
- the LOC141632281 gene encoding uncharacterized protein LOC141632281, which translates to MSRVIQIPSTKDPGPDGYSSAFYKDSWSVIGEDLCTVMMVALRFPPHFTQLIMECVSTASYSLVLNGEPFRLFQGKKGLRHGGDKQSVMVLLRSFATFSAASELHMNKQKSNIYFNGVQGTIKEQIIRLPGCVEGQIPFKYLGVPVTAGKLGKKDCQVLIKKIIEKIWSIGARKISYASRLIMVQLVLTSMFNYWANIFLIPKGVLKKIDSICRNYLWDGTSIYVRTPLVSWEHVCTPKTEGGLGIRYILDWNIATIGKLVWWIFGKLNSLWVKEMDMTMAVWLADQKGYSVSSGYEWIRNKEQKVGWVKLVWNNRALPKHRFMAWLIFRNSLNLKDRLFRFGVCSDDKCCVCNAGKETVRHLFQQCRYSRLILQGVCSWLHINVPTDNGIIWIGRRNCAPIQMSVCIAALMAVYYNVWHQQNLARLEGVLLSPRVLVAQIKSLIRSRIQQLRLDTVSASDRAWISLVIVNPI; encoded by the exons ATGTCGAGAGTGATTCAAATTCCTAGTACTAAAGATCCTGGCCCTGATGGATACTCAAGTGCATTTTATAAGGATTCCTGGAGTGTAATTGGGGAGGATCTGTGCACAGTG ATGATGGTGGCATTAAGATTCCCTCCTCATTTTACACAACTGATTATGGAGTGTGTATCTACTGCCTCTTATTCTTTGGTACTAAATGGGGAACCTTTTAGACTGTTTCAAGGGAAAAAGGGATTGAGGCATG GGGGTGATAAGCAGTCTGTTATGGTTTTGTTAAGATCCTTTGCCACTTTCTCTGCAGCTTCTGAACTTCACATGAACAAGCAAAAATCTAATATCTATTTTAATGGAGTCCAGGGTACAATCAAAGAGCAAATCATTAGGCTGCCAGGGTGTGTTGAAGGTCAGATTCCCTTTAAATACTTGGGTGTACCTGTTACAGCTGGCAAGTTGGGAAAGAAAGATTGCCAGgttttgattaaaaaaataattGAGAAAATTTGGTCAATTGGTGCAAGGAAGATTTCTTATGCTAGCAGGTTGATTATGGTGCAGTTAGTGCTAACTTCTATGTTTAATTACTGGgctaatattttcctaatccctAAGGGTGTGCTGAAGAAAATTGATAGTATCTGTCGAAACTATCTCTGGGATGGGACTAGTATTTATGTGAGAACACCTTTAGTAAGTTGGGAACATGTGTGCACCCCTAAAACTGAAGGTGGCCTAGGCATAAGATACATCTTAGATTGGAACATTGCTACTATTGGGAAGCTAGTGTGGTGGATTTTTGGCAAGCTAAATAGTTTATGGGTTAAAGAG ATGGATATGACAATGGCGGTATGGCTTGCTGATCAGAAAGGCTATAGTGTTAGCTCTGGTTATGAATGGATAAGAAATAAGGAACAGAAAGTAGGGTGGGTTAAACTGGTATGGAATAACAGGGCCCTCCCTAAGCACAGGTTTATGGCTTGGTTAATTTTCAGAAATTCTTTGAACTTGAAGGACAGATTATTCAGGTTTGGAGTGTGTTCAGATGATAAGTGTTGTGTATGCAATGCAGGAAAAGAGACTGTCCGCCATCTCTTTCAACAATGTAGGTATAGTAGACTGATATTGCAGGGAGTGTGCTCGTGGCTCCATATTAATGTACCTACTGACAATGGCATCATATGGATTGGTAGAAGGAATTGTGCGCCAATTCAGATGAGCGTTTGTATTGCTGCTCTTATGGCTGTGTATTACAATGTGTGGCATCAACAAAATTTAGCTAGATTGGAAGGAGTTTTGCTGAGTCCAAGGGTTTTGGTTGCACAAATTAAGAGCTTAATTAGAAGTAGGATTCAGCAACTAAGATTGGATACCGTTAGTGCAAGTGATAGAGCATGGATTAGCTTGGTTATAGTTAATCCTATATAA